The following are encoded together in the Gemmatimonadaceae bacterium genome:
- a CDS encoding cytochrome c oxidase subunit 3, producing MATAVATHAHPPTSTGLDHRKIAIWAFIGSECMLFASLISTYLIYKGRSIVGPFPHEACDPPRCATHLNAILNIPVTSQSTFVLLMSSLFMVLALEAVENKGKPGYSGIRGSSKFWLMATAIAGATFLGYQAFEFTSFVHEGLTIRTNLFGSSFFTLTGFHGAHVTAGVLWLLTLFAIDVRRGLGPKDALLVDISALYWHFVDVVWIAIFTLVYLIK from the coding sequence ATGGCCACTGCCGTCGCTACTCACGCGCATCCGCCGACCAGCACCGGGCTCGATCACCGCAAGATCGCGATCTGGGCGTTCATCGGATCCGAGTGCATGCTGTTCGCGTCGCTCATCTCGACGTACCTGATCTACAAGGGCCGCAGCATCGTCGGGCCGTTCCCGCACGAGGCGTGCGATCCGCCGCGCTGCGCGACGCATCTGAACGCGATCCTCAACATCCCGGTGACCTCGCAGTCGACGTTCGTGCTGCTCATGTCGTCGCTGTTCATGGTGCTCGCGCTCGAGGCCGTGGAGAACAAGGGCAAACCGGGCTACTCGGGCATCCGCGGATCGTCCAAGTTCTGGCTGATGGCCACCGCCATCGCCGGCGCCACGTTCCTCGGCTACCAGGCGTTCGAGTTCACGTCGTTCGTGCACGAAGGGCTGACGATCCGCACCAACTTGTTCGGCTCGTCGTTCTTCACGCTCACCGGTTTCCACGGCGCGCACGTGACGGCCGGCGTGCTGTGGCTGCTCACGCTGTTCGCGATCGACGTCAGGCGCGGGCTCGGACCGAAGGACGCGCTCCTCGTCGACATCTCGGCGCTGTATTGGCACTTCGTCGACGTCGTCTGGATCGCGATCTTCACTCTCGTCTATCTCATCAAATAG
- a CDS encoding cytochrome C oxidase subunit IV family protein, translating to MSNDDTFTHTNADVDVHAMGEVHEHPTWKEYKWVALILTVITIAEVWVYYTPFSKTPLFVPTLLIMSVAKFTIVVMFYMHLKYDHKIFRALFTGPLTIAMATLISLLFLFAKFSGK from the coding sequence ATGTCCAACGACGACACGTTCACCCACACCAACGCCGACGTCGACGTCCACGCGATGGGCGAGGTGCACGAGCACCCGACGTGGAAGGAATACAAGTGGGTAGCGCTCATCCTCACGGTCATCACGATCGCCGAGGTGTGGGTCTACTACACGCCGTTCTCGAAGACGCCGCTGTTCGTCCCCACGCTGCTCATCATGTCGGTCGCCAAGTTCACGATCGTCGTGATGTTCTACATGCACCTCAAGTACGACCACAAGATTTTCCGCGCGCTGTTCACCGGCCCGCTGACGATCGCGATGGCCACGCTCATTTCGCTGCTCTTCCTCTTCGCGAAGTTCTCGGGCAAGTAA
- a CDS encoding cytochrome c oxidase assembly protein, whose product MSFPIAALLHVGARLSLKSFSVHPSTVVGIAGLAIVYEWAARRYVSPGSMQQPRRLAFHGALAVMFFSLNGWLHDLSDSYLFSAHMVQHLMLALVVAPLMLMGVTGEMLRPALGVRGVGAAARWLTKPTRCFALFNVVLAGWHLPPLYNYALAHHPVHIFQHLMFLAASVIMWWPVLSPLPELPRLSYPGQMLYLFLMSIPMAIVSVYIAYADSVLYPLYASAPRVWGITPMSDQMIGGLIMWIPGGLFFYSVISVVFFRWQQRDGVESRAGAQVDWHTA is encoded by the coding sequence ATGTCTTTCCCGATAGCCGCGCTCCTTCACGTCGGGGCGCGGCTTTCTCTCAAGAGCTTCTCGGTGCACCCGAGCACGGTCGTCGGCATCGCCGGGTTGGCGATCGTCTACGAATGGGCCGCGCGCCGCTACGTATCGCCCGGCTCCATGCAGCAGCCGCGCCGACTGGCTTTTCACGGCGCGCTCGCCGTGATGTTCTTTTCGCTGAACGGCTGGCTGCACGACCTGAGCGATTCGTATCTGTTCAGCGCGCACATGGTGCAGCATCTGATGCTCGCGCTGGTCGTCGCGCCGTTGATGCTGATGGGCGTGACCGGCGAGATGCTCCGCCCGGCCCTCGGAGTCCGCGGCGTCGGCGCCGCGGCGCGATGGCTCACCAAACCCACCCGCTGCTTCGCGCTCTTCAACGTCGTCCTCGCCGGATGGCACCTGCCACCGCTCTACAACTACGCGCTGGCGCACCACCCGGTGCACATCTTCCAGCATTTGATGTTTCTGGCGGCGTCCGTGATAATGTGGTGGCCGGTTCTCAGCCCGCTACCGGAGCTGCCGCGGCTCAGTTACCCCGGCCAGATGCTCTACCTGTTCCTGATGAGCATCCCAATGGCGATCGTGTCGGTGTACATCGCCTACGCCGATTCGGTGCTGTATCCGCTCTACGCGTCCGCGCCGCGCGTCTGGGGGATCACACCGATGAGCGACCAAATGATCGGCGGGCTCATCATGTGGATCCCAGGGGGACTCTTCTTCTACTCCGTCATCTCGGTGGTGTTTTTCCGCTGGCAGCAGCGAGATGGTGTGGAGAGTCGGGCGGGAGCGCAGGTCGACTGGCACACGGCCTGA
- a CDS encoding DUF5009 domain-containing protein, whose translation MATTVQPPPSTKTTSERDNRPASQEPPGGQSARAPEKSRTAKAARERLLSLDVFRGLTIAGMLLVNDPGTWSAIYPPLEHAAWNGWTPTDLIFPFFLFIVGVTTHLSLTSRRVRGDDDAAIRRQIIRRGLLIFLIGFLINGSPFFTWGQVDGIADPTFLQRVVDRLYHWRIMGVLQRIGLAYMVGALLTQNRTVKRQIITIGVLLFGYWAVMTLIPVPDSGVMGYLTLNDGPRTMAAWWDRFFLDWSRFGLGNHTWVNSLTWDPEGILSTLPAIATAMLGNLAGQWIGTKRPLVDRLNGLFGAGALGMMVGLVWNWVFAINKSIWTSSYVVFTAGMACVSLATIMWLVDVNGLKRWTKPFVIYGMNPMVAFAGSALVARFIYSVIYVNYQGKSVPLETAIYQVAFASWLSPVNASLAFAITFVLMFYALLYVLYRKQIFFKV comes from the coding sequence GTGGCCACGACCGTTCAGCCGCCCCCATCCACAAAAACCACGTCCGAGCGCGATAACCGTCCGGCTTCCCAAGAGCCGCCCGGAGGGCAGAGCGCGCGCGCACCCGAGAAGTCCCGGACGGCGAAGGCGGCTCGCGAGCGGCTGCTGTCGCTCGACGTGTTCCGCGGTCTTACCATCGCGGGGATGCTCCTCGTGAACGACCCCGGCACGTGGAGCGCGATCTATCCGCCGCTCGAGCATGCGGCGTGGAACGGCTGGACGCCGACCGATCTCATCTTCCCGTTCTTCCTGTTCATCGTCGGCGTCACGACGCACCTCTCGCTGACATCGCGACGGGTGCGCGGCGACGACGATGCGGCGATCCGCCGCCAAATCATTCGGCGCGGCCTACTCATCTTTCTGATCGGCTTCCTGATCAACGGTTCCCCGTTCTTTACGTGGGGTCAGGTCGACGGCATCGCCGACCCGACGTTCCTGCAGCGCGTCGTCGACCGCCTGTACCACTGGCGAATCATGGGCGTGCTGCAGCGCATCGGGTTGGCGTACATGGTGGGCGCGCTGCTCACGCAGAACCGAACGGTGAAGCGGCAGATCATCACGATCGGCGTGCTCCTGTTCGGTTACTGGGCGGTGATGACTCTCATCCCGGTACCGGACAGCGGCGTGATGGGCTATCTCACGCTCAACGACGGGCCGCGGACGATGGCGGCGTGGTGGGACCGCTTCTTCCTCGACTGGTCTCGATTCGGGCTCGGCAATCACACGTGGGTGAACAGCCTGACCTGGGACCCGGAGGGAATTCTCTCCACTCTCCCGGCGATCGCGACCGCGATGCTCGGCAACCTGGCGGGACAGTGGATCGGGACGAAGCGGCCGCTAGTGGACCGGCTCAACGGACTCTTCGGCGCCGGCGCGCTCGGGATGATGGTCGGGCTCGTCTGGAACTGGGTCTTCGCGATCAATAAGAGCATCTGGACCAGTTCCTACGTAGTGTTCACCGCCGGCATGGCCTGCGTTTCGCTCGCCACGATCATGTGGCTCGTCGATGTGAATGGCCTGAAGCGATGGACGAAACCGTTCGTCATATACGGCATGAATCCGATGGTGGCGTTCGCCGGGTCCGCCCTGGTGGCACGCTTCATCTATTCAGTGATCTACGTGAACTACCAGGGCAAGTCGGTGCCGCTCGAGACGGCGATCTACCAAGTGGCGTTCGCCTCTTGGCTCTCGCCGGTGAATGCGTCGTTGGCTTTCGCGATCACGTTCGTCCTGATGTTTTACGCGCTGCTCTACGTGCTCTACCGAAAGCAAATCTTCTTCAAGGTCTAA
- the dacB gene encoding D-alanyl-D-alanine carboxypeptidase/D-alanyl-D-alanine-endopeptidase, with product MQLVKRIVLAAAVVAAGLPYAAEAQTGSVGSSSFAAITAAPSTKKSKRAAKPSAKKPSKPAWTATVGSDQLASAVANSLASHTRGGTWGAIIVSLTKGDTLFSQNADAMLQPASTLKMYTSAVALDRFGPDFRFKTPVLRDAPVESDGSVGGNLYLRGVGDPSLSTRFWHDQNPMDALAAEIASAGIKHIRGDLVGDATAFDDKLVPEGWKTSYLGASYAARVSALSLNENLVWVAVEPSGGKAVVTLEPATTTIPVENNVRVVGGSGGRISAVRQNDGSISVRGTIGSRSGPLKYSLVVDNPPLFVVGALRASLRKQGITVDGQTRLGATPDGAVEVAAIASPPLGQIIGEMDRESINVVAELLFRAAAHSATNQPGSAETGLTNLREFMTRKVGINGSVVDVSDGSGLSLLDHVTPRSMVDLLSYAHRADWGPVFHAALPVDGESGTLKRRARGTPARGNLHAKTGTTNTVAALGGFVTAKNGEVLAFSLIYNGADRWNAKTAMDQIGATMAEFVRK from the coding sequence ATGCAATTGGTGAAGCGAATCGTGCTCGCGGCTGCCGTAGTCGCCGCGGGCCTGCCGTACGCCGCGGAAGCGCAGACCGGATCGGTGGGATCGTCGTCGTTCGCCGCCATCACGGCGGCGCCGTCGACCAAGAAGTCGAAGCGAGCGGCGAAGCCATCCGCGAAAAAGCCCTCGAAGCCGGCGTGGACGGCGACCGTCGGCAGCGACCAGTTGGCCTCCGCCGTCGCCAATTCGCTGGCCAGCCACACTCGCGGCGGCACGTGGGGAGCGATCATCGTGTCGCTCACGAAAGGCGACACGCTCTTCTCGCAGAACGCCGATGCGATGCTTCAGCCGGCGTCGACGCTCAAGATGTACACGTCGGCGGTCGCGCTCGACCGGTTCGGACCCGACTTCCGCTTCAAGACGCCGGTGCTTCGCGACGCGCCCGTCGAGAGCGATGGCTCGGTCGGCGGAAACCTGTACCTGCGCGGCGTCGGCGATCCGTCGCTCAGCACACGCTTCTGGCACGACCAGAATCCGATGGACGCGCTCGCGGCCGAGATCGCGTCGGCCGGCATCAAGCACATCCGCGGCGATCTCGTCGGCGACGCGACCGCGTTCGACGACAAACTCGTTCCCGAAGGATGGAAGACCAGTTACCTCGGCGCGTCGTACGCTGCGCGCGTGTCGGCGCTTTCGCTGAACGAGAATCTCGTGTGGGTCGCCGTGGAACCGAGCGGCGGCAAGGCCGTCGTGACCCTCGAGCCGGCGACCACGACGATCCCCGTCGAGAACAACGTTCGCGTGGTGGGCGGCAGCGGCGGACGGATCAGCGCCGTGCGGCAGAACGACGGATCGATCAGCGTGCGCGGAACGATCGGCTCGCGTTCCGGCCCGCTCAAATACTCGCTCGTCGTGGACAATCCGCCGCTCTTCGTGGTCGGCGCGCTGCGCGCGTCGCTTCGGAAGCAGGGAATCACCGTCGACGGACAGACTCGGTTGGGCGCCACGCCCGACGGCGCCGTCGAGGTCGCGGCGATCGCCTCTCCGCCGCTCGGCCAGATCATCGGCGAGATGGACCGCGAGAGCATCAACGTGGTCGCCGAGCTTCTTTTCCGCGCCGCGGCGCACTCGGCGACGAATCAGCCCGGCTCAGCCGAGACGGGGCTCACGAATCTTCGCGAGTTCATGACGCGAAAGGTCGGGATCAACGGATCGGTGGTGGACGTGTCGGACGGCAGCGGCCTCTCGCTACTCGACCACGTCACGCCGCGCTCGATGGTCGACCTTCTCTCGTACGCGCACCGCGCGGATTGGGGCCCCGTGTTCCACGCGGCGCTGCCCGTCGACGGCGAGTCGGGCACGCTCAAGCGGCGCGCGCGCGGGACGCCGGCGCGAGGAAACCTCCACGCGAAAACCGGCACGACGAACACCGTCGCCGCGCTTGGCGGTTTCGTGACGGCCAAGAACGGCGAGGTGCTGGCCTTCTCGCTGATCTACAACGGCGCCGATCGCTGGAACGCGAAGACGGCGATGGACCAGATCGGCGCGACGATGGCGGAGTTCGTGAGGAAGTAG
- a CDS encoding saccharopine dehydrogenase C-terminal domain-containing protein: MRMLVLGAGLQGSACAYDLLQDPDVKEVRLADHHTGHLPEFLAPFSGPRLLPTTLDVRDHAAVIGAMRQCDAVMSAIPYYFNYDMARLAVEAGVHFCDLGGNTEIVFKQKELDTYAKEKRVTVVPDCGLAPGMVNILAQHGIEQLDHVDSVKIFVGGLPQHPEPPLNYMLVYSLEGALDYYTTLSWVLRNGKRTQVKALSEREPVRFDQVGELEAFHTAGGLSTMAFRYEGKIPAMEYKTLRYPGHAQIMENIRSLGLLDTEPVEVKGVRISPRDAFIAVVQPKLTKPKGHDLVALRVVVSGSNNGTKASKSFELVDRYDEKRGVSAMMRTTGYSLSITGLMQVRGQITPPGVCTPDECVPATTYISELRKRGVEIKES; this comes from the coding sequence ATGCGAATGCTCGTGCTGGGCGCAGGGCTACAGGGTTCGGCCTGCGCGTACGACCTGCTTCAGGATCCCGACGTCAAAGAGGTTCGCCTCGCAGACCACCACACCGGGCATTTGCCTGAGTTTCTCGCGCCCTTTTCGGGACCGCGGCTTCTCCCGACGACGCTCGACGTACGTGACCACGCAGCCGTTATCGGCGCGATGCGACAGTGCGACGCGGTAATGAGCGCGATTCCCTACTACTTCAACTACGACATGGCGCGCCTCGCGGTCGAGGCCGGTGTGCATTTCTGCGATCTGGGCGGCAACACCGAGATCGTGTTCAAGCAAAAAGAGCTCGACACCTACGCCAAGGAAAAGCGCGTCACCGTCGTCCCCGACTGCGGTCTCGCCCCGGGGATGGTGAACATCCTGGCGCAGCACGGCATCGAGCAGCTCGACCACGTGGACTCGGTGAAGATCTTCGTCGGCGGGCTTCCCCAGCATCCGGAGCCGCCGCTCAACTACATGCTCGTGTACTCCCTCGAGGGAGCGCTCGACTACTACACGACGCTCTCCTGGGTGCTGCGGAACGGCAAGCGCACGCAGGTGAAGGCGCTCTCGGAGCGCGAGCCGGTGAGGTTCGATCAGGTCGGCGAGCTCGAGGCCTTTCACACGGCCGGCGGACTGTCGACGATGGCCTTCCGGTACGAGGGGAAGATCCCCGCGATGGAGTACAAGACGCTCCGCTACCCCGGACACGCGCAGATCATGGAGAACATCCGCTCGCTCGGGCTGCTCGACACCGAGCCGGTGGAGGTGAAAGGCGTACGGATCTCCCCGCGCGATGCGTTTATCGCCGTCGTCCAGCCGAAGCTCACCAAGCCGAAGGGGCACGACCTCGTCGCATTACGAGTCGTGGTGAGCGGCTCCAACAATGGCACGAAGGCGAGCAAGTCGTTCGAGCTCGTCGATCGCTACGACGAGAAGCGCGGCGTGAGCGCGATGATGCGCACCACGGGCTACTCGCTGTCGATCACGGGATTGATGCAGGTGCGCGGACAGATCACGCCTCCCGGCGTGTGCACGCCCGACGAATGCGTCCCCGCGACGACCTACATCAGCGAGCTACGAAAGCGCGGAGTCGAGATCAAGGAGTCCTGA
- a CDS encoding M1 family metallopeptidase, whose translation MMTRAKLVGAFAAAICGGAATRAASAQTAAYRPGFHVRHYDITLDVPDSGAKIHADATLTIERTAPRDTLVLDLLDLTVARVVVNGRGAVFRQTAESVVVVLPNAKVGDTTLVEVEYGGAVTDGLIARHDSAGRWTYFGDNWPNRARHWIPSLDHPSDKATVTWRVRVSPRQNVVANGALVSTRPLADARDGQRTEWVWRESQPIPVYLMVIAAAPLDRYDLGQTACGLGFDKKCVPQFVYTAPEQSKTMPGPFARAGDIVALFSRLVGPFPYEKLAHLQSSTRYGGMENASEIFYADGAFRRGTMNDELIAHETAHQWFGDAVTERRWPDVWLSEGFATYFSALWVREARGDSAFRTRMRAIRTTVLRDSVSVTRRPVIDTIETALIQLLNRNSYEKGGFVLHMLRSQLGDSAFFRALRAYYADHRNSTALTADLQAAMETASGQKLDWFFDQWLRRPGYPEIDARWRYDTQTHEAVIDVRQASRFGAYRVPLLIGVVDSLGGEHRAMLPLPADTEVHSIRIGSPTTPSAVLLDPNVTLLASMRVTPSSQR comes from the coding sequence ATGATGACTCGGGCGAAGCTCGTGGGCGCGTTCGCCGCGGCGATCTGCGGCGGCGCCGCCACGCGAGCGGCGTCTGCGCAAACCGCCGCGTACCGCCCAGGATTTCACGTTCGCCACTACGACATCACGCTCGACGTCCCCGATTCGGGCGCGAAGATCCACGCGGATGCTACGCTCACCATTGAGCGCACGGCGCCGCGCGACACGCTCGTCTTGGACCTGCTCGATCTCACCGTCGCTCGCGTCGTCGTGAATGGCCGCGGCGCGGTCTTTCGCCAGACGGCGGAGTCAGTCGTCGTCGTGTTGCCGAACGCGAAAGTCGGAGACACGACGCTCGTCGAGGTCGAGTACGGCGGGGCCGTGACCGACGGACTCATCGCGCGGCACGACAGCGCGGGACGGTGGACGTATTTCGGCGACAACTGGCCGAACCGCGCGCGGCATTGGATTCCGAGCCTCGATCATCCGAGCGACAAAGCCACCGTCACGTGGCGCGTGCGCGTTTCTCCCCGCCAGAACGTCGTCGCGAACGGCGCGTTGGTGTCGACGCGGCCGCTGGCCGACGCTCGTGACGGCCAGCGCACGGAGTGGGTATGGCGCGAGTCGCAGCCCATTCCGGTCTACCTGATGGTGATCGCCGCGGCGCCGCTCGATCGGTACGACTTGGGCCAGACGGCGTGTGGATTGGGTTTCGACAAAAAGTGCGTTCCACAGTTCGTGTACACCGCGCCCGAGCAGAGCAAGACGATGCCAGGCCCGTTCGCGCGCGCCGGCGACATCGTCGCGTTGTTCTCGCGGCTCGTCGGTCCGTTCCCGTACGAGAAGCTCGCCCACTTGCAATCGTCGACGCGCTACGGCGGCATGGAGAACGCGAGCGAGATCTTCTACGCGGACGGTGCCTTTCGCCGCGGCACGATGAACGACGAGCTCATCGCGCACGAGACCGCGCACCAGTGGTTCGGCGACGCCGTGACCGAACGACGGTGGCCGGACGTTTGGCTCTCCGAAGGATTCGCGACCTACTTCTCGGCGCTCTGGGTGCGTGAAGCGCGCGGCGACTCGGCGTTCCGCACGCGCATGCGCGCCATTCGGACCACCGTGCTGCGGGATTCGGTGTCCGTGACGCGACGCCCCGTGATCGACACGATCGAGACCGCGCTCATTCAGCTGCTGAATCGCAACAGCTACGAAAAGGGCGGCTTCGTCCTGCACATGCTTCGCTCGCAGCTCGGCGACTCGGCGTTCTTCCGTGCGCTGCGCGCTTATTACGCCGACCATCGAAACTCGACGGCGCTTACGGCCGACTTGCAGGCGGCGATGGAGACCGCGTCGGGGCAGAAGCTCGACTGGTTCTTCGACCAGTGGCTGCGCCGCCCAGGCTACCCGGAGATCGACGCGCGCTGGCGATACGACACGCAGACGCACGAAGCCGTGATCGACGTGCGGCAAGCGTCTCGCTTCGGCGCGTACCGGGTGCCGCTCCTCATCGGCGTCGTGGACTCCCTGGGCGGCGAGCACCGGGCAATGCTCCCACTTCCGGCGGATACCGAGGTACATTCGATCCGCATCGGCTCACCGACGACGCCGTCGGCGGTGCTGCTGGATCCGAACGTCACGCTCCTCGCCTCCATGCGAGTCACCCCATCCTCGCAGCGCTGA
- a CDS encoding serine/threonine-protein kinase encodes MKKRCPNCGREYGDEANFCTRDGTRLVVPTPATPELVGLILDDRYEVQRKLGEGGMGLVYLAADKTTGETVAIKVLTRGLGRDPKAMVRLRREAAYGMRLAHPNICHIIRLGQTQDGATYIVMPYVDGEVLVERTHRLGQIPLDEAVRLVNDMAAGLQAAHDNGIVHRDLKPENVMVRTGNGGVHAVVMDFGLAKAHTAGKELEKLTATGIVLGTPEFMSPEQLRGKELDRRSDVYALGLVAYEMLTGKLPFEGRTQQALMIARLKQDPTPLYESRPDLKFPRQVNIVLDKAMRREPAERYQTAVDFAKAFAAAASEPR; translated from the coding sequence GTGAAGAAGCGCTGTCCGAACTGCGGCCGCGAATACGGCGACGAAGCGAACTTCTGCACGCGCGATGGGACGCGGCTCGTCGTGCCGACGCCGGCGACGCCGGAGCTCGTCGGCCTGATCCTCGACGACCGCTACGAGGTCCAGCGCAAGCTCGGCGAAGGCGGGATGGGCCTCGTCTATCTCGCGGCCGACAAGACGACCGGCGAGACCGTCGCGATCAAGGTTCTGACGCGGGGCTTGGGCCGCGACCCCAAAGCGATGGTGCGCCTGCGCCGCGAAGCGGCGTACGGCATGCGCCTCGCCCACCCGAACATCTGCCACATTATCAGGCTTGGTCAGACTCAGGACGGCGCGACTTATATCGTTATGCCATACGTCGACGGGGAAGTACTGGTTGAGCGGACGCACCGGCTCGGGCAGATTCCGCTCGACGAAGCCGTTCGGCTCGTGAACGACATGGCCGCCGGTCTCCAAGCGGCGCACGACAACGGCATCGTGCACCGCGACCTCAAGCCCGAGAACGTGATGGTGCGCACCGGCAACGGCGGTGTACACGCGGTCGTGATGGATTTCGGTTTGGCGAAAGCGCACACCGCCGGTAAAGAGCTCGAGAAGCTCACCGCGACCGGTATCGTGCTTGGCACGCCCGAGTTCATGAGCCCGGAGCAACTCCGCGGCAAGGAGCTCGACCGCCGGTCCGACGTCTACGCGCTCGGACTCGTCGCGTACGAGATGCTCACCGGCAAGCTGCCCTTCGAGGGCCGAACGCAGCAAGCGCTGATGATCGCGCGGCTCAAGCAGGATCCCACGCCGCTCTACGAGTCGCGCCCCGATCTCAAGTTTCCCCGCCAGGTGAACATCGTGCTCGACAAGGCGATGCGCCGAGAGCCGGCGGAGCGTTACCAGACGGCGGTCGATTTCGCGAAGGCGTTCGCCGCGGCGGCGAGCGAACCCCGATGA
- a CDS encoding diguanylate cyclase — protein sequence MSSSGDTPPPVHATPKGSRVVVAERDPVVAGTISWLLREHGFSVSTATDRAELFKLIEDAAPDLIVLDGSVAQRDVGVLSDLRADERCNDVRVVVTTPWPAANADEGLPLGADDWVSKPLRVPELLGRVRTQLRASDQLRAARSALQDTTIELERVREDAANNRRLVEILHEITGELAASEIYRVLARRIARALGLPRCVILLARPNEATGMLAAAQGETVQGPEVRLELYPEVATAISSGRSLLIEDGRGHPLFQKLAGVPGASREGTRAEIRSSAAVPFAIDRWRSGALLLRTLREERALNAEDVSFVEAVIRAAVAVIRRAQALETTRAENRRLEALATTDPLTRMLNRRALLDRLTAECDRARRYDSSLALLLVDIDHFKEINDTAGHLAGDSVLRQLGALLADAMRKVDVLARYGGEEFVAMLPETSMDGAAVFAERLRERIAAQVFDIGGQRSVRLTVSIGLATFPSSGVASTDDLFARADEALYRAKSGGRNQVRT from the coding sequence GTGAGCTCCTCGGGTGATACGCCCCCCCCCGTTCACGCCACGCCGAAAGGCTCGCGCGTCGTCGTCGCCGAGCGTGATCCGGTCGTTGCCGGCACGATCTCGTGGCTGCTTCGCGAGCATGGGTTCTCCGTCTCGACGGCCACCGATCGCGCCGAACTGTTCAAGCTGATCGAAGACGCCGCGCCCGATCTCATCGTTCTCGACGGGAGCGTGGCGCAGCGCGACGTCGGCGTGTTGTCCGACCTCCGCGCCGACGAACGATGCAACGACGTGCGTGTCGTCGTCACGACGCCATGGCCCGCCGCCAACGCCGACGAAGGACTTCCGCTCGGCGCCGACGATTGGGTGAGCAAGCCGCTCCGCGTCCCCGAATTGCTCGGCCGCGTTCGGACGCAGCTGCGAGCAAGCGACCAGCTTCGCGCGGCGCGCTCGGCGCTACAGGACACGACCATCGAGTTGGAGCGTGTCCGTGAAGACGCGGCCAACAATCGCCGTCTCGTCGAGATCCTCCACGAGATCACCGGCGAGCTCGCGGCGTCGGAGATCTACCGCGTCCTCGCGCGCCGCATCGCGCGCGCGCTCGGACTGCCCCGTTGCGTGATTCTCCTGGCGCGTCCGAATGAAGCGACCGGGATGCTCGCCGCGGCGCAGGGCGAAACGGTTCAAGGTCCCGAGGTTCGGCTCGAGCTCTACCCGGAGGTGGCGACCGCGATCTCCTCGGGAAGATCGCTGCTGATCGAGGATGGACGCGGCCACCCGCTCTTCCAAAAGCTCGCCGGCGTGCCGGGCGCCAGCCGTGAAGGCACGCGCGCCGAGATCCGGTCGTCGGCCGCCGTTCCGTTCGCGATTGACCGCTGGCGTTCGGGCGCACTGCTTCTGCGGACGCTGCGCGAAGAGCGCGCGCTCAACGCGGAAGACGTTTCGTTCGTCGAGGCGGTCATCCGCGCCGCCGTCGCGGTCATCCGCCGCGCGCAGGCGCTCGAGACTACACGGGCCGAGAATCGTCGGCTCGAGGCGCTCGCGACGACGGATCCGCTGACGCGCATGCTCAACCGACGTGCGCTCCTCGATCGCCTCACCGCCGAATGCGACCGCGCCCGCCGCTATGATTCGTCGCTCGCGCTCTTGCTGGTCGACATCGACCACTTCAAGGAAATCAACGACACCGCGGGGCACCTCGCCGGCGACAGCGTGCTGCGCCAGTTGGGCGCGCTGCTCGCCGACGCGATGCGCAAGGTCGACGTGCTCGCCCGGTACGGCGGTGAGGAGTTCGTGGCGATGCTTCCGGAGACGTCGATGGACGGCGCGGCCGTGTTCGCCGAGCGTTTGCGGGAACGAATCGCGGCCCAGGTGTTCGACATCGGGGGGCAGCGGTCGGTGCGGCTCACGGTGAGCATCGGGCTGGCTACGTTTCCCTCGTCCGGAGTGGCGTCGACCGACGACCTGTTCGCGCGGGCCGACGAAGCGCTCTATCGCGCGAAATCAGGCGGGAGGAACCAAGTCAGAACGTGA